From Actinopolymorpha cephalotaxi, one genomic window encodes:
- a CDS encoding DUF3000 domain-containing protein: MAARTDSNAPPEIFQRALSEIRAAPFRPEIIAEEVPAPQRVAPFAAAISADVVVDDLDLASGRLVLLHHPDGHDAWNGTFRCVAYVRAEIEAEMVTDPLLGGVGWSWLVEALDAEDADFTAPSGTVTRVASESFGGMADEPARAELEIRASWTPVDDALGRHALAWGRLLCTSAGLPTVPAGVIPIPGRRVRSR, translated from the coding sequence GTGGCCGCGCGTACGGATTCGAACGCCCCGCCCGAGATTTTCCAGCGGGCGCTGAGCGAGATACGTGCCGCACCCTTCCGGCCGGAGATCATTGCCGAGGAGGTGCCGGCACCGCAGCGAGTCGCGCCCTTCGCGGCCGCGATCAGCGCCGACGTCGTGGTCGACGACCTCGACCTGGCCAGCGGCCGGCTCGTCCTGCTCCACCACCCCGACGGCCATGACGCCTGGAACGGTACCTTCCGGTGTGTGGCGTACGTCCGTGCGGAGATCGAGGCCGAGATGGTCACCGACCCACTCCTCGGCGGCGTCGGCTGGTCCTGGCTGGTGGAGGCGCTCGACGCCGAGGACGCCGACTTCACCGCGCCCAGCGGCACCGTCACCCGGGTCGCCTCGGAAAGCTTCGGCGGGATGGCCGACGAGCCGGCGCGGGCCGAGCTGGAGATCCGCGCCTCCTGGACACCCGTGGACGACGCGCTCGGCCGGCACGCGCTTGCCTGGGGGCGGCTGCTGTGCACCTCGGCCGGCCTGCCGACGGTTCCGGCCGGTGTCATCCCCATCCCGGGCCGGCGGGTGAGGAGCCGGTGA